A genomic region of Miscanthus floridulus cultivar M001 chromosome 3, ASM1932011v1, whole genome shotgun sequence contains the following coding sequences:
- the LOC136547480 gene encoding CBL-interacting protein kinase 29-like, with amino-acid sequence MPPATGAVASAAADSPHAAGTVLLGRYELGGLLGRGASAKVYLARDLLTGRSVAIKSFPNPRAAASATGDRPVAIEREAGILRLLRHRHVVRLHEILATRKKVHFVLDLAGGGELFSLVDASGRMTEDLARHYFRQLVSAVRYCHARGVYHRDIKPENLLLDEAGALMVADFGLGAVATATDGAAADGSLLRHTMCGTPAYVAPEILSRKGYEPAKVDIWSCGVVLFVLAAGYLPFNDASLVNMYRKIYAGRFRCPAWFSPALRDLLRRVLDPDPSARIDADGIVAHPWFRHGASDEELGRLMHGGGEQEEAWFGPAEFKADEEDREPTAFDILSFSPGSDLSALFVGGGKERVFVAEPAAAVLARVEAAGRKGGYRVRKDGKRAGGGPVYVEDEEGGGGVVVAKVSVFRLADAVSVVEVVKGDGADAALFWTELLEPAVKPPAVS; translated from the coding sequence ATGCCGCCCGCCACCGGCGCCGTCGCATCCGCGGCCGCTGACTCTCCCCACGCCGCCGGGACCGTGCTCCTCGGAAGGTACGAGCTCGGCGGCCTCCTGGGTCGCGGCGCGTCCGCCAAGGTGTACCTGGCGCGGGACTTGCTCACGGGCCGGTCTGTGGCCATCAAGTCGTTCCCCAAcccgcgcgccgccgccagcgccaccGGTGACCGGCCCGTGGCCATCGAGCGGGAGGCAGGCATCCTCCGTCTCCTGCGGCACCGCCACGTGGTGCGGCTCCACGAGATCCTGGCGACGCGCAAGAAGGTTCACTTCGTGCTGgacctcgccggcggcggcgagctgtTCTCGCTCGTGGACGCGTCGGGCCGCATGACGGAGGACCTGGCGCGGCACTACTTCCGGCAGCTGGTGTCCGCCGTGCGGTACTGCCACGCGCGCGGCGTGTACCACCGCGACATCAAGCCCGAGAACCTCCTGCTCGACGAGGCCGGCGCGCTGATGGTGGCCGACTTCGGGCTCGGCGCTGTGGCCACCGCCACcgacggcgccgccgccgacggtAGTCTCCTCCGGCACACGATGTGCGGCACCCCGGCGTACGTGGCCCCCGAGATCCTGTCGCGGAAAGGGTACGAGCCGGCGAAGGTGGACATCTGGTCCTGCGGCGTGGTGCTGTTCGTGCTGGCGGCGGGTTACCTCCCCTTCAACGACGCGAGCCTGGTGAACATGTACCGCAAGATCTACGCGGGCAGGTTCCGGTGCCCCGCGTGGTTCTCGCCGGCGCTGCGCGACCTGCTGCGGCGCGTGCTGGACCCGGACCCGTCGGCGCGCATCGACGCGGACGGCATCGTGGCGCACCCGTGGTTCCGCCACGGCGCCAGCGACGAGGAGCTGGGCCGCCTGATGCACGGCGGTGGTGAGCAGGAGGAGGCATGGTTTGGGCCGGCGGAGTTCAAGGCGGACGAGGAGGACAGGGAGCCGACCGCGTTCGACATCCTCAGCTTCTCCCCGGGCTCCGACCTGTCGGCGCTGTTCGTGGGCGGCGGCAAGGAGCGGGTGTTCGTGGCCGAGCCTGCCGCGGCGGTGCTGGCCCGCGTGGAGGCGGCCGGGCGGAAGGGCGGGTACCGCGTGCGAAAGGACGGGAAGAGGGCCGGCGGTGGACCCGTGtacgtggaggacgaggagggcggcggcggcgtcgtggtGGCCAAAGTGAGCGTGTTTAGGCTCGCGGACGCCGTGTCCGTGGTTGAGGTGGTGAAGGGCGACGGCGCCGACGCCGCGCTGTTCTGGACCGAGCTGCTGGAGCCGGCCGTGAAGCCCCCGGCGGTGAGCTGA
- the LOC136544679 gene encoding uncharacterized mitochondrial protein AtMg00810-like — MSNLDALSYYLGIEVRQGKEELMLGQSVYASKLLEQSGIAESKPYVTLMQKRLKLTKASTAVKVDATLYRSIVGDLRYLVYTWPDIAFAMGYVGRFMEDLREDHWAIVKRLLCYVKGTVDHGIIFPKTDRSRLQLTMFSDADMVGDINGRRSTSSMLVFLEPALISWLSLKQNMVALSMCEAEYVVAAIVACQVV, encoded by the coding sequence atgagcaaTCTCGACGCACtgtcctactacctcggcatcgaggtgagacaggggaaggaggaactcatgctcggtcaAAGCGTGTATGCCTCTAAGCTGTTGGAGCAGAGCGGTATAGCTGAGTCCAAGCCATACGTGACTCTGATGCAGAAGCGGCTGAAGCTAACAAAGGCCAGCACCGCagtgaaggtagatgcaacactctaccggagcattgtCGGTGATCTACGTTACCTAGTCTACACatggccggacattgcgttcgccatggGCTACGTCGGTCGCTTTATGGAGGATctcagagaggatcactgggctatagTGAAGCGGTTACTATGCTACGTCAAAGGGACAGTAGATCATGgaatcatcttcccaaagaccgataggagtaggctgcagctcactatgttcagcgatgcagacatggtgggggacatcaacggacgacggagcacctctagcATGCTCGTCTTCCTTGAACCGGCTctaatttcatggttgtcgctgaaacagaacatggtggcgctatctatgtgcgaggcagagtacgtagtggCGGCCAtagtggcgtgccaagttgtaTGA
- the LOC136542799 gene encoding CBL-interacting protein kinase 2-like isoform X1, producing MVGHKGNVLMHKYEMGKLLGQGTFAKVYHARNTKTSESVAIKVIDKEKVMKVGLIDQIKREISVMKLVRHPNIVQLYEVMATKTKIYFVLEHVKGGELFNKVQRGRLKEDAARKYFQQLICAVDFCHSRGVYHRDLKPENLLLDENSNLKVSDFGLSALVECQRQDGLLHTTCGTPAYVAPEVINRKGYDGAKADIWSCGVILFVLLAGYLPFHDKNLMDMYKKIGKAEFKCPCWFSTDVRRLLLRILDPNPNTRISMEKIMENPWFRKGLDAKLLRYNLQTKNAQNADFDSLSTNITSESKQQEEKKPTNMNAFDIISLSTGLDLSGLFEESDKKIESKFTSTNTSSTIISKIEDVAKNLRLKVTKNDGGLLKMEASKPGRKGVMGIDAEIFEVSPNFHLVEIKKTNGDTLEYQKVLNQEMRPALKDIIWAWQGPGRFANLTWPTHNSIDAV from the exons ATGGTGGGACATAAAGGAAATGTTCTCATGCACAAGTATGAGATGGGGAAATTGCTTGGTCAAGGGACCTTTGCCAAGGTTTATCATGCTCGCAACACTAAGACTTCAGAAAGTGTCGCGATCAAGGTGATTGACAAGGAGAAGGTTATGAAAGTTGGGCTCATTGATCAAATTAAGCGAGAAATTTCTGTGATGAAGCTTGTCAGACATCCCAATATTGTGCAACTCTACGAGGTCATGGCTACCAAAACCAAAATATACTTTGTGTTGGAGCATGTTAAAGGTGGAGAGCTCTTTAATAAAGTGCAGCGAGGAAGGCTCAAGGAAGATGCAGCGAGGAAGTACTTTCAACAGCTGATTTGCGCAGTGGACTTCTGTCACAGCAGGGGTGTCTATCATCGAGATTTGAAGCCAGAAAATCTTTTGCTCGATGAGAATAGCAACCTAAAGGTATCGGATTTTGGTCTAAGTGCACTTGttgaatgccaaagacaagatgGCCTGCTCCACACAACCTGTGGCACGCCTGCTTATGTTGCTCCAGAGGTGATTAACAGAAAGGGTTATGATGGTGCAAAGGCCGACATATGGTCCTGTGGGGTCATCCTTTTTGTGCTATTGGCTGGTTATCTTCCATTCCATGACAAGAACTTAATGGACATGTATAAAAAGATTGGGAAAGCAGAGTTCAAATGCCCGTGTTGGTTTTCTACCGATGTTCGGAGGCTTTTGCTAAGGATTCTTGATCCCAACCCCAATACAAGGATCTCAATGGAAAAAATCATGGAAAATCCATGGTTTAGGAAGGGCTTAGATGCAAAGCTACTTAGGTATAATTTACAGACAAAGAATGCCCAGAATGCAGATTTTGATTCACTGAGCACCAACATAACATCGGAGAGCAAGCAACAAGAAGAAAAGAAGCCTACCAACATGAATGCATTTGATATAATATCTCTATCAACTGGTTTGGACCTCTCTGGTTTATTTGAAGAATCTGACAAGAAGATAGAATCCAAATTCACGTCCACCAACACTAGCTCGACAATCATATCGAAGATCGAAGATGTTGCGAAGAATTTGCGATTGAAGGTGACAAAAAACGATGGTGGTTTGTTAAAGATGGAAGCTTCAAAGCCTGGAAGGAAAGGGGTGATGGGTATCGATGCTGAGATATTTGAGGTTAGCCCAAACTTTCATCTTGTGGAGATAAAGAAGACGAACGGCGACACTCTAGAGTATCAGAAGGTCCTGAACCAAGAAATGAGGCCTGCACTAAAGGACataatatgggcttggcaag GACCAGGACGCTTTGCCAACCTAACCTGGCCTACGCATAATTCCATCGACGCGGTGTAG
- the LOC136542799 gene encoding CBL-interacting protein kinase 2-like isoform X2: MVGHKGNVLMHKYEMGKLLGQGTFAKVYHARNTKTSESVAIKVIDKEKVMKVGLIDQIKREISVMKLVRHPNIVQLYEVMATKTKIYFVLEHVKGGELFNKVQRGRLKEDAARKYFQQLICAVDFCHSRGVYHRDLKPENLLLDENSNLKVSDFGLSALVECQRQDGLLHTTCGTPAYVAPEVINRKGYDGAKADIWSCGVILFVLLAGYLPFHDKNLMDMYKKIGKAEFKCPCWFSTDVRRLLLRILDPNPNTRISMEKIMENPWFRKGLDAKLLRYNLQTKNAQNADFDSLSTNITSESKQQEEKKPTNMNAFDIISLSTGLDLSGLFEESDKKIESKFTSTNTSSTIISKIEDVAKNLRLKVTKNDGGLLKMEASKPGRKGVMGIDAEIFEVSPNFHLVEIKKTNGDTLEYQKVLNQEMRPALKDIIWAWQEGICYKCYLGYT, encoded by the exons ATGGTGGGACATAAAGGAAATGTTCTCATGCACAAGTATGAGATGGGGAAATTGCTTGGTCAAGGGACCTTTGCCAAGGTTTATCATGCTCGCAACACTAAGACTTCAGAAAGTGTCGCGATCAAGGTGATTGACAAGGAGAAGGTTATGAAAGTTGGGCTCATTGATCAAATTAAGCGAGAAATTTCTGTGATGAAGCTTGTCAGACATCCCAATATTGTGCAACTCTACGAGGTCATGGCTACCAAAACCAAAATATACTTTGTGTTGGAGCATGTTAAAGGTGGAGAGCTCTTTAATAAAGTGCAGCGAGGAAGGCTCAAGGAAGATGCAGCGAGGAAGTACTTTCAACAGCTGATTTGCGCAGTGGACTTCTGTCACAGCAGGGGTGTCTATCATCGAGATTTGAAGCCAGAAAATCTTTTGCTCGATGAGAATAGCAACCTAAAGGTATCGGATTTTGGTCTAAGTGCACTTGttgaatgccaaagacaagatgGCCTGCTCCACACAACCTGTGGCACGCCTGCTTATGTTGCTCCAGAGGTGATTAACAGAAAGGGTTATGATGGTGCAAAGGCCGACATATGGTCCTGTGGGGTCATCCTTTTTGTGCTATTGGCTGGTTATCTTCCATTCCATGACAAGAACTTAATGGACATGTATAAAAAGATTGGGAAAGCAGAGTTCAAATGCCCGTGTTGGTTTTCTACCGATGTTCGGAGGCTTTTGCTAAGGATTCTTGATCCCAACCCCAATACAAGGATCTCAATGGAAAAAATCATGGAAAATCCATGGTTTAGGAAGGGCTTAGATGCAAAGCTACTTAGGTATAATTTACAGACAAAGAATGCCCAGAATGCAGATTTTGATTCACTGAGCACCAACATAACATCGGAGAGCAAGCAACAAGAAGAAAAGAAGCCTACCAACATGAATGCATTTGATATAATATCTCTATCAACTGGTTTGGACCTCTCTGGTTTATTTGAAGAATCTGACAAGAAGATAGAATCCAAATTCACGTCCACCAACACTAGCTCGACAATCATATCGAAGATCGAAGATGTTGCGAAGAATTTGCGATTGAAGGTGACAAAAAACGATGGTGGTTTGTTAAAGATGGAAGCTTCAAAGCCTGGAAGGAAAGGGGTGATGGGTATCGATGCTGAGATATTTGAGGTTAGCCCAAACTTTCATCTTGTGGAGATAAAGAAGACGAACGGCGACACTCTAGAGTATCAGAAGGTCCTGAACCAAGAAATGAGGCCTGCACTAAAGGACataatatgggcttggcaag AAGGTATTTGCTATAAATGTTATCTTGGATACACCTAA